In a genomic window of Mycosarcoma maydis chromosome 5, whole genome shotgun sequence:
- a CDS encoding GTP binding protein Rho2: protein MAPAAIRRKLVIVGDGACGKTSLLCVFAIGEFPQEYEPTIFENYVAEIRLDGKPVQLALWDTAGQEEYERLRPLSYSQAHVILIAFAIDTPDSLENVQVKWMEEVRQICGPSVPVLLVGCKKDLREDAIAKGKPVQGHYVERQQAKLVAAQIGARSYHECSSLNNQGVDAVFEAATRAAMLVRNSGASSGGAISQSKTKEALHNDAGSCKCIVL, encoded by the coding sequence ATGGCACCGGCAGCAATTCGTAGGAAGCTCGTAATTGTCGGCGACGGTGCTTGCggcaagacgagcttgcttTGCGTCTTTGCCATTGGCGAGTTCCCGCAAGAGTATGAACCCACCATCTTCGAAAACTACGTCGCCGAGATCCGCCTTGATGGCAAGCCTGTCCAGCTGGCGCTATGGGACACCGCGGGTCAGGAAGAATACGAGCGTCTTCGTCCACTCTCCTACTCACAAGCACACGTCATCTTGATCGCCTTTGCCATCGATACACccgactcgctcgaaaACGTGCAAGTCAAGTGGATGGAGGAGGTACGTCAAATATGCGGCCCCTCAGTGCCTGTGCTCCTGGTAGGCTGCAAGAAGGATCTTCGCGAAGATGCCATCGCTAAGGGCAAGCCGGTTCAGGGTCACTATGTAGAGAGACAACAGGCTAAACTGGTAGCAGCACAGATCGGCGCTCGATCGTATCACGAATGCTCATCACTCAACAACCAAGGCGTCGACGCCGTGTTCGAAGCCGCGACGCGCGCGGCCATGCTTGTGCGCAATTCCGGTGCTTCTTCAGGAGGCGCCATCTCGCAGAGCAAGACCAAGGAGGCATTACACAACGATGCTGGCTCTTGCAAATGTATCGTCCTCTAG
- a CDS encoding proteasome regulatory particle lid subunit RPN9 (related to 26S proteasome regulatory particle chain RPN9): MATSAGMDVDNVDEHYLERAAASSSTPASLKPFYPKLQQLHDRKLWYQLTLIIEEFLNHPDSQAPPIQIELYDHFVRRFSPKINQLQLAAIGVKVARQYADPAEALQFLEQLATKVDAPESQDAYVYALMEAAHFKLLLGDSDGTKAAMDKCGKILDGFDAVETAVHASFYRVCGDFYKAKAEYASYYKNSLLYLACVNVDVDLTDEARVQRAHDLSISALLGDTIYNFGELLLHPILASLGKSAQHSWLSEMLFAFNAGDIGRFEALSPHLGKEPILAENLPFLRQKMCLMSLIESVFKRAADDRTIGFATIAAETKLPVDEVEHLVMKALSLKLIRGTLDQVEQLARITWVQPRVLDHRQIQALQMRLNNWCAKVEEVSEYVKNQTPELFISA, from the coding sequence ATGGCTACCTCAGCAGGGATGGACGTGGAcaatgtcgacgagcactACCTCGAACGCGccgcagcatcgtcgtccacgCCGGCATCACTCAAGCCATTCTATcccaagctgcagcagttGCACGACCGCAAGCTTTGGTATCAGCTCACATTGATCATCGAGGAGTTCCTCAACCATCCGGATTCGCAAGCGCCACCGATTCAGATTGAGCTGTACGATCACTTTGTGCGCCGCTTTTCGCCCAAAATCAACCAGTTGCAACTCGCAGCCATCGGTGTTAAGGTAGCACGACAGTACGCGGATCCTGCTGAGGCGCTTCAATTTCTGGAACAGCTCGCGACCAAAGTGGATGCGCCCGAATCGCAAGATGCATACGTCTACGCGCTGATGGAAGCCGCCCACTTCAAGCTGTTGCTCGGAGATTCAGATGGGACAAAAGCGGCGATGGACAAGTGCGGAAAGATCTTGGATGGCTTTGATGCGGTAGAGACAGCAGTACACGCCAGCTTCTACCGTGTTTGCGGTGATTTTTACAAAGCAAAGGCCGAATATGCCAGCTACTACAAGAACTCGTTGCTGTATCTCGCATGCGTCAACGTGGATGTGGATCTGACCGACGAAGCTCGTGTGCAGCGTGCACATGACCTCAGCATTTCAGCGCTGCTCGGCGACACGATTTACAACTTTGgcgagctgttgctgcaCCCCATCCTGGCATCGCTTGGCAAGAGCGCCCAGCACTCTTGGCTCTCTGAGATGCTGTTCGCGTTTAACGCGGGCGATATTGGCCGATTCGAGGCGCTGAGTCCGCACCTGGGCAAGGAGCCCATCTTGGCCGAGAATCTGCCGTTTTTGCGACAAAAGATGTGCCTCATGTCGCTCATTGAAAGTGTTTTCAAGCGCGCAGCCGATGACCGCACCATTGGGTTCGCCACGATCGCCGCCGAAACCAAGCTGCCcgtggacgaggtggagcatCTGGTGATGAAGGCGCTCAGTCTCAAGCTGATCCGAGGTACGCTGGATCAGGTGGAGCAGCTGGCGAGGATCACGTGGGTGCAACCGAGGGTGTTGGACCACCGACAGATTCAGGCGCTCCAGATGCGACTCAACAACTGGTGCgccaaggtggaagaggtTAGCGAATACGTCAAGAACCAAACGCCGGAATTGTTCATCTCGGCATAA
- a CDS encoding uncharacterized protein (related to delta-6 fatty acid desaturase) — protein MVTHVASGAAATAMTVPKHVRREARQPKTLTRAQLAERIANGETLVLHRRKIYKLDRWLSSHPGGELAILHFVGRDATDEIEAYHSDDTLSRLMSRFVVGYLDQADWHDYRPLVPPVQLGYRKGKLDHPHAQVAMWRHRNTPSASVVSSNRESQEPEPGSDSSEEALVDSLVSTSSAHSPLQRPVLSTKSSPPCAVTTTVSSTLIVERPDAFPLPVDLLEPPPDPESIDPAREHKISQAYQRLHQQVKEAGLYTLHPIGYAREMTRYVLLASIAYAFWSRGQAQLRLEHSSADPTSFWNSSTSSFLLSSLFLGLFWHQLTFSAHDSGHSGITHSWQWDRLIGTAIADFIGGLSIGWWCDNHDVHHLVTNHPEHDPDIQHMPFFAISPQFVLAGQTTVINGNSGIGAPSSEPSKPLGLWSSYYRRVLEFDLPSRFLLKHQHKLYYIVMAFGRFNLYANSYGFLATKARRDRWWALELVGLLTFWSWYGFGLLGSLPTWPVRIGYLMISHIVTSPLHVQIVLSHFAQSCDDLGLSESFASRQIRTTMDVDCPPWLDFIHGGLHMQVSHHLFPRIPRHNLREVRDRFVVPFAKEWGLEYHEYGFTKGNGRVLTTLKKVADQVHILAKVAEAQAKGEIQH, from the coding sequence ATGGTCACACACGTCGCAAGCGGCGCCGCAGCGACTGCGATGACCGTGCCAAAGCATGTCAGGCGCGAAGCACGTCAGCCCAAAACCTTGACTCGCGCACAGCTGGCTGAGCGCATTGCAAACGGAGAGACGCTGGTGCTGCATCGCCGAAAGATCTACAAGCTGGACCGATGGCTGTCAAGTCATCCCGGAGGTGAACTTGCCATCTTGCACTTTGTCGGCCGTGATGCCAccgacgagatcgaagcgTATCATTCGGATGACACGCTCTCGCGCCTCATGTCGCGCTTCGTCGTTGGATACCTCGATCAAGCCGATTGGCATGACTACAGACCACTCGTGCCACCGGTGCAGCTGGGCTATCGCAAGGGCAAGCTTGACCATCCGCATGCCCAAGTGGCAATGTGGCGCCATCGTAACACGCCATCCGCCTCGGTCGTCAGCTCCAATCGAGAGAGCCAAGAGCCAGAGCCTGGTTCGGATAGCTCCGAAGAAGCTCTGGTCGATAGCCTGGTATCGACTTCTTCGGCTCACAGCCCGCTGCAGCGTCCCGTTCTGTCAACAAAGTCAAGTCCACCATGCGCTGTCACAACAACCGTATCTTCGACACTGATCGTGGAAAGGCCGGATGCTTTTCCTCTTCCTGTCGACCTGTTGGAACCGCCACCGGATCCGGAGTcgatcgatccagctcgCGAACACAAGATATCGCAAGCCTACCAGCGGCTGCATCAGCAGGTCAAGGAGGCCGGCCTCTACACGCTACATCCGATCGGATACGCGCGCGAGATGACACGCTACGTCCTGCTCGCCTCTATCGCTTACGCTTTCTGGTCGCGCGgacaagctcagctgcgACTGGAGCACTCATCGGCTGATCCGACATCGTTCTGGAATTCATCAACCTCCTCGTTTTTGCTCTCAAGTCTGTTTCTGGGTCTCTTTTGGCATCAGCTCACTTTTTCTGCGCACGACTCGGGCCACAGCGGCATCACACACTCCTGGCAATGGGATCGTCTCATCGgcaccgccatcgccgaCTTTATCGGAGGTCTCAGCATcggatggtggtgcgacAACCACGACGTCCACCATTTGGTCACCAATCACCCAGAGCACGATCCGGACATTCAGCACATGCCCTTCTTTGCCATCTCGCCACAGTTTGTTTTGGCTGGCCAGACCACAGTGATCAACGGCAACTCAGGCATCGGAGCGCCTTCCTCCGAGCCATCCAAGCCTTTGGGTCTGTGGTCATCCTACTACCGCCGCGTCCTCGAGTTCGACCTACCAagccgcttcctcctcaAGCATCAGCACAAGCTCTATTACATTGTCATGGCTTTTGGACGCTTCAATCTCTACGCAAACTCGTACGGCTTTCTCGCCACCAAAGCTCGTCGCGACCGTTGGTgggcgctcgagctggtcggCCTGCTCACCTTCTGGTCCTGGTACGGCTTCGGTCTGCTCGGCTCCCTGCCCACTTGGCCCGTCCGCATCGGCTACCTCATGATCTCGCACATCGTCACGTCACCTCTGCACGTTCAGATCGTGCTGTCCCACTTTGCACAGTCGTGTGATGACCTTGGCCTCAGCGAGAGCTTTGCGTCCCGCCAGATCCGTACCACCATGGACGTCGATTGTCCTCCTTGGCTCGACTTCATTCACGGCGGTCTGCATATGCAAGTCTCCCACCACCTCTTTCCACGAATCCCACGCCACAACCTGCGTGAGGTGCGCGACCGATTTGTCGTGCCTTTTGCCAAAGAGTGGGGCCTCGAATACCACGAGTATGGCTTTACCAAAGGTAATGGCCGTGTATTGACCACACTGAAAAAGGTAGCGGATCAGGTCCACATTCTTGCCAAGGTCGCAGAGGCTCAAGCTAAGGGAGAGATTCAGCATTGA